A single window of Rana temporaria chromosome 1, aRanTem1.1, whole genome shotgun sequence DNA harbors:
- the KCMF1 gene encoding E3 ubiquitin-protein ligase KCMF1 yields the protein MSRHEGVSCDACLKGNFRGRRYKCLICYDYDLCASCYESGATTTRHTTDHPMQCILTRVDFDLYYGGEAFSVEQPQSFTCPYCGKMGYTETSLQEHVTSEHAETSTEVICPICAALPGGDPNHVTDDFPAHLTLEHRAPRDLDESSGVRHVRRMFHPGRGLGGPRARRSNMHFTSSSTGGLSSSQSSYSPSNREAMDPIAELLSQLSGVRRSTGGQLNSSGPSASQLQQLQMQLQLERQQAQAARQQLETARNATRRNNASSVTTTITQSAAATNTSNTDNNQQTIQNSQFLLTRLNDPKMTEAERQSIESERADRSLFVQELLLSTLMREESSSSDEDERGEIADFGAMGCVDIMPLDVALENLNLKESNKGNEPPPPPL from the exons GTGTCAGCTGCGATGCATGTTTAAAAGGAAACTTTAGAGGCCGACGATACAAGTGTTTAATTTGCTACGATTACGATTTGTGTGCATCTTGCTATGAAAGTGGTGCAACGACGACAAGGCATACAACTGACCATCCAATGCAGTGCATATTGACAAGGGTAGACTTTG ATTTATATTATGGTGGGGAAGCCTTCTCTGTAGAACAGCCACAGTCTTTTACTTGTCCTTATTGCGGTAAAATGGGTTACACAGAGACCTCGCTACAAGAGCATGTGACTTCAGAGCATGCAGAAACATCAACCGAAGTG ATTTGTCCAATTTGTGCAGCGTTACCAGGGGGAGATCCAAATCACGTTACAGATGATTTTCCTGCCCATCTTACACTTGAACACAGAGCTCCCAGGGATCTA GATGAATCCAGTGGAGTTCGGCATGTACGAAGGATGTTTCACCCTGGCCGAGGGTTAGGAGGGCCACGAGCTCGGAGATCAAACATGCACTTTACTAGCAGTTCCACTGGAGGGCTTTCATCCTCACAGAGCTCGTATTCACCAAGCAATAGGGAAGCCATGGATCCTATAGCAG AGTTGTTATCCCAATTATCAGGAGTTAGGCGTTCAACGGGTGGTCAGCTCAATTCCTCTGGGCCTTCTGCCTCTCAGCTGCAACAGCTACAAATGCAGTTACAATTAGAGCGGCAACAGGCACAGGCAGCACGGCAACAACTAGAAACGGCACGTAACGCAACTAGACGCAACAATGCAAGTAGTGTCACTACCACCATTACCCAATCAGCAGCAGCAACCAACACATCTAATACGGACAACAATCAGCAAACTATACAAAATTCACAGTTTCTCCTCACAAG ATTGAATGACCCGAAGATGACAGAAGCTGAACGACAGTCAATAGAAAGTGAACGGGCAGATCGCAGCCTCTTTGTCCAGGAGCTCTTGCTTTCTACATTGATGCGGGAAGAAAGCTCCTCCTCAGATGAGGATGAGCGGGGGGAAATAGCCGATTTTGGGGCTATGGGTTGTGTAGATATAATGCCTTTAGATGTTGCTTTAGAAAACTTAAATCTCAAAGAGAGTAATAAAGGAAACGAGCCTCCGCCACCTCCTCTTTGA